The Nitrospirota bacterium DNA window GGCTTCTCTGGGACGAGGCGTTCCGGCAGGAACTCCTCGGCGCCATAGCCAAGGCGGGCGCCCACGTGGAGAAGGCCCTGGGCGGGCCTCAGGACATCGAAGGGGCATATGCAGAGGGACGGTATGTGATTGTGCAGTCCCGGCCCCAGGTGGGCGTGGGCGGTGGCTCTTAGGATAAGGCTTGGCAACCAGACCTCCTTTTCCGCTCCGCCGCTCGTTCCCTTCCGCTTTGCCTGCGAGCACGGCTTCGAGGCCTTCGAGTGGTTTCCGGACAAGAAGGAAAGCGGGGAAGGATGGGAAGAGGACGACCTGGATGAAGAAACGAGGGGCTGGATACGCCGGGAGGCCCGCAGACGGAAAATGGCCCTCTCCGTGCACGTCCCGTGGCCGGCGAGCCCCCTTGGCGCCGAAGGAAGCGACAGGATGCGGAAGGCCATGGGCCTTGCCCGAAGCCTGGGCGCCGGCCTGGTGGTCGTCCAT harbors:
- a CDS encoding TIM barrel protein, yielding MALRIRLGNQTSFSAPPLVPFRFACEHGFEAFEWFPDKKESGEGWEEDDLDEETRGWIRREARRRKMALSVHVPWPASPLGAEGSDRMRKAMGLARSLGAGLVVVHFSGERGVSRYREAIAPVLEEAAQSGLRVAVETTVETGPD